The following are encoded together in the Malaya genurostris strain Urasoe2022 chromosome 3, Malgen_1.1, whole genome shotgun sequence genome:
- the LOC131433845 gene encoding uncharacterized protein LOC131433845 translates to MELLYRSQETRKFYKKFNKSRNGPVPRAEMYRDKDGSLLTDGREVIKRWKQHFDEHLNGAENVGMGVQDDGGNDYVSAAGDGNDPAPTLREVKDTMHQLKTNKASCKDGIAAELIKMGPEKLATSTGGVEGRGNLSHSQKGDHLECENFRAITILNAAYKSSVVYHLKRMSYQAGFIDGRSITDQIFTAAYDSIDRTELWKIMDENSFPGKLTRMVKTTMDGVQNCVRVLGELSSSFGSRRGLRQGDGLSCLLFNIALEGVMRRAGINSRAKVGLVVKASKTNYMLVGGTKHGRIRLGSNVTIDGDTFEVVEEFVYLGFLLTADNNVSREIRRRIISGSRAYYGLQKNLRSKKIHPRTKCTMYKTLIRPVIRYGHEPWIMLEEDLQALGVFELRVLRTIFDGAQENGVWRRRMNHELAAPYGEPSIQKVAKAGRIRWAGYVARMPDNNPSKLVFATNPFGTRKRGAQRARWVEQVERDLASIGRDRGWREAATNRVLWRTFVDYVLS, encoded by the exons ATGGAACTGCTGTACCGCTCTCAAGAAACACGGAAATTCTACAAGAAGTTCAACAAATCCCGCAACGGCCCTGTGCCGCGAGCCGAAATGTACAGGGATAAGGACGGGAGCCTCTTAACGGATGGACGTGAGGTGATTAAAAGGTGGAAGCAACACTTCGATGAGCACCTGAACGGCGCGGAGAACGTAGGCATGGGGGTTCAAGATGACGGAGGAAACGACTACGTCAGTGCAGCAGGAGACGGAAATGATCCAGCTCCCACACTGAGGGAAGTTAAGGATACCATGCACCAGCTCAAAACCAACAAAGCATCTTGTAAGGATGGCATCGCAGCTGAACTCATCAAGATGGGCCCAGAAAAGTTGGCTACGT ctaccggaggagtggaaggaaggggtAATTTGTCCCATTCACAAAAAGGCGACCATTTGGAATGCGAGAACTTCCGAGCGATCACAATTCTGAATGCCGCCTACAAATcttccgtcgtctatcacctaaAACGAATGAGTTATCAAGCTGGCTTCATCGATGGCCGATCGATAACGGACCAGATCTTCACC gCAGCATACGATAGTATCGACCGCAcagagctatggaaaattatggacgagaacaGCTTTCCTGGGAAGCTGACTAGAATGGTCAAAACGACGATGGACGGTGTGCAAAACTGCGTAAGGGTCTTGGGTGAACTATCCAGTTCATTCGGATCTCGCCGGGGACTGCGACAAGGTGACGGACTCTCATGCCTACTGTTCAACATCGCCTTGGAAGGAGTAATGCGACGAGCCGGGATTAACAGTCGGg CAAAGGTTGGACTGGTGGTGAAAGCGTCGAAAACAAACTACATGCTAGTAGGCGGAACCAAGCACGGCAGGATTCGTCTAGGAAGTAATGTCACGATAGACGGGGATACTTTCGAAGTAGTGGAAGAATTTGTTTACCTCGGATTCTTACTAACAGCTGACAACAATGTGAGTCGTGAAATACGAAGACGCATCATCAGtggaagtcgtgcctactacGGGCTCCAAAAGAATCTGCGGTCAAAAAAGATTCATCCCCGCACGAAATGTACCATGTACAAAACGCTTATAAGACCGGTGATCCGCTACGGACACGAACCATGGATCATGCTCGAGGAGGACCTGCAAGCACTTGGTGTTTTTGAGCTACGCGTGCTAAGGACGATCTTCGACGGTGCGCAGGAGAACGGCGTGTGGCGGCGAAGAATGAACCACGAGCTCGCTGCACCCTACGGCGAACCCAGCATCCAGAAGGTGGCCAAAGCTGGAAGAATACGGTGGGCAGGGTATGTTGCAAGAATGCCGGACAACAACCCTTCTAAACTAGTGTTTGCCACCAATCCGTTTGGAACAAGAAAGCGGggagcgcagcgggcaagatgggtgGAACAGGTAGAACGTGATCTGGCGAGTATTGGGCGTGATCGAGGATGGCGAGAGGCAGCCACAAACCGAGTATTGTGGCGTACTTTTGTTGACTATGTGTTATCTTAA